One Faecalicatena sp. Marseille-Q4148 DNA window includes the following coding sequences:
- a CDS encoding peptide ABC transporter substrate-binding protein, translating to MKGKKIIALLLAMTMGASLAACGGGGGSKGGDSAKGEEGGKDAEQYINASLGSEPTTLDVSRRSDTYSSEILINCMEGLIRIEQRDGEYKIMPGDAESWETSEDGTVWTFHLGEDRKWDDGEPVTADQYVYSLQRSADPQTGCPNSYFLTPIKNYDKVSTGEAPLEELGVKAVDEHTLEITLNAAMPSFLESCDASIYYPQRKDKVEAAGDQYGAEADTLAYNGPFKLESWTHNSEMKIVKNEEYWDAENVDLDYVNYQIITDTAAAINAFDAGQLDMISASSAETLEKYKADPSLKYTKISGGTITFAFFNTTDKVFSNKNIRKAFVMAADQEELNDMAFSNLREPLYGWIAPALSVDGKSMRAEAGDTIKEQREEMEAEGKTPKDILIEGMEEAGLGSDPKKLDVTFSLAGTDEWFHTFGEYLQQMYKEQLGIDLKIDFADWSIFESNLQSGNYQIGMMGWGAYYNDPYDMLSIHLSTANQIYTGWSNEEYDKLALAGVTELDAEKRMQDYIAAEKILLDEYVTDPFATAVTHQFTRDFMHDKYAEYGQENLYFIHPGWKNVYTSGR from the coding sequence ATGAAAGGAAAGAAGATAATTGCTTTATTATTGGCAATGACAATGGGAGCATCCCTTGCTGCATGCGGCGGCGGTGGTGGTTCCAAAGGCGGAGACAGCGCAAAAGGAGAAGAAGGCGGAAAAGATGCTGAGCAGTATATCAATGCATCATTGGGATCTGAGCCGACAACACTTGACGTAAGCCGTCGTTCTGACACTTATTCAAGTGAAATCCTTATCAACTGTATGGAGGGATTGATCCGTATCGAGCAGAGAGACGGAGAATACAAGATCATGCCAGGTGATGCGGAATCATGGGAGACAAGCGAAGACGGTACAGTCTGGACATTCCATCTCGGAGAAGACAGAAAATGGGATGACGGAGAACCGGTAACAGCAGATCAGTATGTATATTCTCTTCAGAGAAGTGCAGATCCGCAGACAGGATGTCCGAACTCATATTTCCTGACACCAATTAAAAATTATGACAAAGTATCTACAGGCGAAGCTCCACTGGAAGAATTAGGAGTAAAAGCTGTAGATGAGCATACATTAGAGATCACATTAAATGCAGCAATGCCAAGTTTCCTGGAGAGCTGTGATGCAAGTATCTACTATCCACAGAGAAAGGATAAAGTAGAGGCAGCAGGAGATCAGTATGGTGCAGAAGCTGATACACTTGCATACAATGGACCATTCAAATTAGAGTCCTGGACACATAACAGCGAAATGAAAATCGTGAAGAACGAAGAATACTGGGATGCTGAGAACGTAGATCTGGACTATGTAAATTACCAGATCATTACAGATACAGCAGCTGCAATCAACGCATTTGATGCAGGACAGCTTGATATGATCAGTGCTTCTTCCGCAGAAACACTTGAAAAATACAAAGCAGATCCAAGTCTGAAATATACAAAGATTTCCGGCGGTACAATTACATTTGCATTCTTCAATACAACAGATAAAGTATTCTCTAACAAGAACATCCGTAAGGCATTCGTAATGGCAGCAGATCAGGAAGAACTGAACGATATGGCATTCAGTAACCTGAGAGAGCCATTATATGGATGGATCGCTCCGGCGCTTTCTGTTGATGGAAAGAGCATGAGAGCAGAAGCAGGAGATACAATTAAAGAGCAGAGAGAAGAGATGGAAGCAGAAGGCAAGACTCCAAAGGATATCCTGATCGAGGGTATGGAAGAAGCCGGACTTGGAAGTGATCCGAAGAAACTGGATGTAACATTCTCACTGGCTGGTACAGATGAGTGGTTCCATACATTTGGCGAGTACTTACAGCAGATGTACAAAGAACAGCTCGGTATCGATCTGAAGATTGACTTTGCTGACTGGTCTATCTTTGAGAGCAACCTGCAGTCTGGTAACTATCAGATTGGTATGATGGGATGGGGCGCTTACTACAACGATCCATATGATATGTTAAGTATCCATTTATCTACTGCAAACCAGATTTACACAGGATGGTCTAATGAAGAGTACGATAAACTTGCATTAGCTGGTGTCACAGAACTGGATGCTGAAAAACGTATGCAGGATTATATTGCAGCAGAGAAGATTCTGTTAGATGAATATGTAACAGATCCATTTGCAACAGCTGTAACACATCAGTTTACAAGAGACTTTATGCATGATAAATATGCTGAGTATGGACAGGAAAACCTGTACTTCATTCATCCAGGATGGAAGAACGTTTATACATCTGGCAGATAG
- a CDS encoding ABC transporter permease, producing the protein MVKYALKRIAYMFLTLFAIATITFFLMRSIPGDPLASMARTLPEQTKANYYAKYGLDKPLFTQYLLYMKGLVTFDLGESIVFPGRSVAGEIARTSPVSASVGGTALIIGTLIGVFLGVIAALKKNQWPDYIVMFIAILGATIPVFVLASVMQYVFAVKMGVLPASGYGKPNQMILPVIVLSFGSIATYARYIKSSMLDTLNQDYVLTARAKGLSERKIITRHVLRNSLIPAITIFSSSIVGVFTGAFVTEKMFSIPGIGFYYVTSINNKDYSMVMGTTIFYAVLFIVMQLVVDFVYMIVDPRIRVTSD; encoded by the coding sequence GTGGTAAAATATGCATTGAAACGAATCGCTTATATGTTTTTGACATTGTTCGCAATTGCGACAATTACCTTTTTCTTAATGAGAAGTATTCCGGGTGATCCGCTTGCAAGTATGGCAAGGACATTGCCGGAACAGACGAAAGCAAACTACTATGCAAAATATGGTTTGGATAAGCCGCTGTTTACACAGTATCTGTTGTATATGAAAGGGCTTGTGACATTCGATCTCGGAGAGAGTATCGTATTTCCTGGCCGTTCTGTTGCAGGTGAAATTGCAAGAACATCACCGGTATCCGCTTCTGTCGGAGGTACTGCCTTGATTATCGGTACTTTGATTGGTGTGTTCCTCGGCGTCATTGCAGCGCTTAAGAAAAATCAATGGCCCGACTATATTGTTATGTTTATTGCCATACTAGGCGCCACCATACCGGTCTTTGTGCTGGCATCGGTTATGCAGTACGTCTTTGCGGTAAAAATGGGAGTGCTCCCGGCATCCGGCTATGGTAAGCCAAATCAGATGATCCTTCCGGTAATCGTATTGAGTTTTGGTTCGATTGCGACATATGCGCGTTACATCAAATCCAGTATGCTCGATACATTAAACCAGGATTATGTACTGACAGCGAGAGCGAAAGGCTTAAGTGAACGCAAGATTATTACACGTCATGTACTTCGTAACTCTTTAATTCCGGCAATTACCATTTTCTCAAGCAGTATCGTTGGCGTATTTACAGGTGCGTTTGTAACAGAGAAAATGTTCTCAATCCCGGGAATCGGATTCTACTATGTAACGTCTATTAACAACAAGGACTATTCTATGGTCATGGGTACCACAATCTTCTACGCAGTACTCTTCATTGTTATGCAGCTTGTTGTTGACTTCGTTTACATGATCGTCGATCCGCGAATCCGGGTAACGTCTGACTAA
- a CDS encoding ABC transporter permease, translating to MQNIAKEKFQIIGIQENEMEAIARPRVSYLKDAWRRLRQNKVATLALFVLLLIIIMVIIGPKLSGYAFEEVDKTARNLSPNGKHWFGTDKLGRDIFARVWISGRVSLTIGVVGALVSAVLGCIYGGIAAYFGGKVDTFMMRIVEILISVPYLIVVIVLSLVLDSKGMFTLLLAMCITGWCGMARLVRAQMLAIKSEEFILAAQALGVKPWKIIMRHMIPNTLSNVIVAITFDIPGYIFSEAFLSYIGLGIQPPNTSWGALASAAQPQLQFYPYQLFFPAFMIALTMLCFTLLGDGLRDALDPKLRK from the coding sequence ATGCAGAATATAGCGAAAGAAAAATTCCAGATTATCGGAATTCAGGAAAATGAGATGGAGGCTATCGCAAGACCGCGGGTAAGCTATCTAAAAGATGCATGGCGCCGTCTCCGTCAGAATAAAGTTGCGACATTGGCTTTATTTGTATTATTACTTATTATAATTATGGTTATCATCGGACCAAAGCTTAGCGGTTACGCATTTGAGGAAGTAGATAAGACAGCGAGAAACCTGTCTCCAAATGGTAAGCACTGGTTTGGTACTGATAAATTAGGACGAGATATCTTCGCTCGTGTATGGATCAGTGGTCGTGTATCTCTGACAATCGGTGTTGTCGGTGCATTGGTTTCTGCAGTACTTGGATGTATTTACGGTGGTATTGCAGCGTACTTCGGCGGCAAGGTAGATACATTTATGATGCGTATTGTTGAGATCCTCATCAGTGTTCCTTACCTGATCGTTGTTATCGTACTTTCTCTTGTACTTGACAGTAAGGGAATGTTCACACTGCTTCTTGCCATGTGTATTACCGGATGGTGCGGTATGGCACGTCTTGTGCGTGCACAGATGCTGGCGATCAAGAGCGAAGAATTTATTCTTGCAGCGCAGGCACTCGGTGTAAAACCGTGGAAGATTATCATGCGCCACATGATTCCAAATACACTCAGTAATGTTATCGTAGCAATTACATTTGACATTCCGGGATACATTTTCTCAGAGGCATTCTTAAGTTATATCGGACTTGGTATCCAGCCTCCGAACACAAGCTGGGGTGCACTTGCATCTGCTGCACAGCCGCAGCTGCAGTTTTATCCGTATCAGTTGTTCTTCCCGGCATTTATGATCGCACTTACAATGCTTTGCTTTACATTATTAGGTGACGGTCTGCGTGATGCCCTGGATCCAAAATTGAGAAAGTAG